A stretch of Ectothiorhodospiraceae bacterium BW-2 DNA encodes these proteins:
- a CDS encoding Si-specific NAD(P)(+) transhydrogenase, with the protein MTHYDLIVIGSGPAGQKAAVQAAKLGKRVAIIDRMESMGGVCLHTGTIPSKTLKEAVLYLSGWSQRGLYGDDYRLKSDLTMQDLQLRLKKTIEREVEVINHQLHRNGIETVQGVASFIDPHLVRVEQATGKSLQLKGDSMVIATGTHPYRPESIPFDGERVLDSDDILQLQQRPRSLTVVGAGVIGVEYAAIFSAMDVEVTLLDGRQELLGFLDREITDEFIHSLRQRGVSVRLGETVATMRVDSAAGQVVTETESGKKIVSEVVLFAAGRSGTTNSLQLDKAGIRVNKRHQIAVNDDYQTEVPHIYAAGDVIGFPSLASTSMEQGRRIACHAFGKPLVGKLENFPFGIYAVPEMSMVGETEQQLMERGVAYDVGIARLRETARGQIMGIEEGMLKMLFSLEDQRLLGVHILGEGATELIHIGQAVLSLGGGIHYFLDSVFNYPTLAEAYKIAALDAWNRISRL; encoded by the coding sequence GGGGGGGGTCTGCCTCCATACCGGCACCATTCCGAGCAAAACTCTCAAAGAGGCGGTGCTCTATCTAAGCGGCTGGAGTCAGCGGGGGCTCTATGGCGATGACTACCGCCTAAAGAGCGATCTGACCATGCAGGATCTACAGCTACGGTTAAAAAAGACCATTGAACGGGAGGTAGAGGTGATTAACCACCAGCTACACCGTAATGGCATTGAGACCGTGCAGGGGGTGGCTAGCTTTATCGATCCGCACCTTGTTCGAGTTGAGCAGGCGACGGGGAAGTCGCTCCAGCTAAAGGGCGACTCTATGGTTATCGCCACTGGCACCCACCCCTATCGGCCGGAGTCGATTCCGTTTGATGGCGAGCGGGTACTCGATAGCGACGACATTTTACAGCTACAGCAGCGGCCACGAAGCTTGACTGTGGTTGGTGCTGGGGTGATTGGGGTGGAGTATGCGGCGATCTTTAGCGCCATGGATGTGGAGGTGACGCTGCTCGATGGCCGTCAGGAGCTATTGGGGTTTTTAGATCGGGAGATAACCGATGAGTTCATCCACTCGCTGCGCCAGCGCGGGGTGAGTGTTCGGTTAGGCGAAACGGTGGCGACCATGAGGGTCGATAGCGCTGCCGGGCAGGTGGTGACTGAGACGGAGAGCGGTAAAAAAATTGTCTCTGAAGTGGTGCTGTTTGCCGCCGGTCGTAGCGGTACGACCAATTCGCTACAGCTCGATAAGGCCGGTATTCGGGTCAATAAACGGCACCAAATTGCGGTCAATGATGACTATCAGACCGAGGTTCCCCATATCTATGCCGCTGGGGATGTGATCGGCTTTCCTAGTCTCGCTTCGACCTCTATGGAGCAGGGGCGGCGTATCGCCTGCCACGCCTTTGGCAAGCCGTTAGTCGGTAAGTTGGAGAACTTTCCGTTCGGTATCTACGCTGTGCCGGAGATGAGTATGGTCGGCGAGACCGAACAGCAGCTAATGGAGCGCGGGGTGGCCTATGATGTCGGTATCGCCCGCTTACGAGAGACGGCCCGAGGGCAGATCATGGGGATCGAGGAGGGGATGCTGAAGATGCTCTTTTCGCTGGAGGATCAGCGTCTGCTGGGAGTGCATATTTTGGGCGAGGGGGCAACCGAGCTGATCCATATCGGTCAGGCGGTGCTCTCTTTGGGGGGAGGGATCCACTACTTTCTCGACTCGGTGTTTAACTATCCGACCTTAGCGGAGGCATACAAAATAGCGGCGCTTGATGCTTGGAATCGTATCAGTCGTCTGTAG
- the rho gene encoding transcription termination factor Rho, producing MNLSELKQKSAAELLDIASEMGLENVHRIRKEQVVFALLKAIAKNGEEIFADGVLEILSDGFGFLRSADSSFLAGPDDVYVSPSQIRRFNLRTGDTVSGKVRSPKDNERYFALVKIDQINYEPPENAKRKVHFENLTPLHANQRISLEQGNGSTEDITARVIDLVSPIGLGQRGLIVSPPKAGKTMVIQNIAHSIANNHPDVYLMVLLIDERPEEVTEMSRQVRGDVISSTFDEPAARHVQVAEMVIEKAKRLVEHKRDVVILLDSITRLGRAYNTVVPASGKVLTGGVDANGLQRPKRFFGAARNIEEGGSLTIIATALIDTGSRMDDVIYEEFKGTGNMELHLDRRIAEKRIYPAIHINRSGTRREELLTSADELQKMWILRKLLHPMDELAAMEFLHDKMKVSKSNSEFFDSMKR from the coding sequence ATGAACCTCTCTGAATTGAAGCAGAAATCGGCTGCTGAACTTCTCGATATTGCCAGTGAAATGGGACTGGAAAATGTCCACCGTATTCGTAAGGAGCAGGTGGTCTTTGCCCTATTAAAAGCGATCGCCAAAAACGGTGAGGAGATCTTCGCTGATGGTGTATTGGAGATCCTCTCCGACGGTTTCGGCTTTTTACGCTCCGCCGATAGCTCCTTTCTGGCTGGCCCCGATGATGTCTATGTCTCCCCTAGCCAGATTCGCCGCTTCAATCTCCGCACCGGAGATACTGTCTCGGGCAAGGTTCGCTCCCCTAAAGATAATGAGCGCTACTTCGCCCTGGTTAAAATCGACCAAATCAACTATGAACCCCCCGAAAATGCCAAACGCAAAGTCCATTTTGAGAACTTAACCCCTCTACACGCCAATCAGCGCATCAGCCTAGAGCAGGGCAATGGCAGCACCGAAGATATCACCGCCCGGGTCATTGATTTGGTCTCACCCATCGGCTTAGGCCAGCGAGGACTTATCGTCTCCCCCCCGAAAGCGGGTAAAACCATGGTCATTCAAAATATTGCCCACTCTATCGCCAATAACCACCCCGATGTCTATCTGATGGTACTGCTCATCGATGAGCGACCCGAAGAGGTAACCGAAATGAGTCGGCAGGTGCGCGGAGATGTGATCTCCAGTACCTTTGATGAGCCGGCGGCTCGCCATGTCCAAGTCGCCGAGATGGTGATAGAGAAAGCCAAACGGCTCGTTGAACACAAACGCGATGTCGTGATTCTGCTCGATTCGATTACCCGTCTTGGCCGCGCCTACAACACCGTCGTCCCCGCTTCGGGCAAAGTGCTCACCGGCGGAGTCGATGCGAACGGATTACAACGCCCGAAACGCTTCTTTGGTGCCGCGCGCAATATCGAAGAGGGGGGCTCCCTCACCATTATCGCAACCGCACTCATCGATACCGGCTCCCGTATGGACGATGTTATCTATGAAGAGTTTAAGGGCACCGGTAACATGGAGCTCCACCTTGATCGCCGAATTGCCGAAAAGCGGATCTACCCCGCTATCCATATCAACCGCTCAGGCACCCGTCGCGAAGAGCTGCTGACCTCGGCCGATGAACTACAGAAAATGTGGATTTTGCGCAAACTGCTCCACCCGATGGATGAGTTAGCGGCCATGGAGTTTCTGCACGATAAGATGAAGGTTAGCAAAAGCAACAGCGAATTTTTCGACTCTATGAAGCGTTAA
- the trxA gene encoding thioredoxin TrxA, producing MSDKIVYATDDSFEQEVIKSDKAVLVDYWADWCGPCKMIAPILDEIAAEYADRIKIVKLNIDENPNTPPKYGIRGIPTLMIFKSGSVEATKVGAVSKSQLAAFIDSNL from the coding sequence TTGAGCGACAAAATCGTCTATGCAACCGATGATAGCTTTGAGCAGGAAGTAATAAAAAGCGACAAAGCCGTACTGGTTGACTACTGGGCAGACTGGTGTGGTCCTTGCAAAATGATCGCCCCTATTTTGGACGAAATTGCTGCCGAGTACGCTGACCGGATCAAAATTGTTAAACTTAACATTGATGAGAACCCCAACACCCCCCCCAAATATGGGATTCGCGGCATTCCCACCCTGATGATCTTCAAAAGCGGTAGTGTCGAGGCGACCAAGGTGGGGGCCGTCTCCAAATCGCAGCTCGCGGCGTTTATCGATAGTAATCTCTAA
- a CDS encoding DEAD/DEAH box helicase yields the protein MNTTPSSELLFSSLSLAPQLQRGLDQLGFSLCTPIQAKTLPLTLAGYDVAGQAQTGTGKSAAFLVAMFQQLLQRPLAPGAVAVRGLILAPTRELAIQIHKDAEAIGRYSGLRLALIYGGTGYEQQRRSLEAGADILIGTPGRLIDYYKQRFFSLNQLQVMVLDEADRMFDLGFIKDIRYLLRQMPPPTQRLTMLFSATLSLRVTELAYEHMNNPQRVEIESAELTADNVEQQLFYPASDEKISLLLGLLQQWQPPRAILFVNTKRVGERLWGYLEANGYKTAILSGDVPQKKRQRLLQQFERGEFSLLVATDVAARGLHIADVSHVFNFDLPQDPEDYVHRIGRTARAGASGVAVSFACEEYAYNLIDIESYLGRSLPVTAIQSQLLLTPKPPLRDSSPVAGRRRRRQPPLTPS from the coding sequence ATGAACACAACGCCCTCCTCAGAACTCCTCTTCTCCTCCCTGTCGTTAGCGCCACAACTGCAACGGGGACTCGATCAACTCGGCTTTAGTCTCTGCACGCCGATTCAGGCAAAGACGCTGCCATTAACGCTCGCCGGTTATGATGTCGCCGGTCAGGCGCAGACCGGCACCGGCAAAAGTGCCGCCTTTTTAGTCGCGATGTTTCAGCAGCTACTGCAGCGCCCTTTGGCACCAGGGGCAGTGGCCGTGCGGGGGCTGATTTTGGCCCCTACCCGCGAGCTGGCGATCCAGATTCACAAAGATGCCGAGGCGATAGGTCGCTATAGCGGCCTGAGGCTAGCGCTTATCTATGGCGGTACCGGTTATGAGCAGCAGCGGCGCTCATTGGAAGCCGGTGCCGATATCTTAATCGGCACGCCGGGGCGACTTATCGACTACTATAAGCAGCGGTTCTTCTCCCTCAACCAGCTTCAGGTGATGGTGCTAGATGAGGCCGATAGGATGTTCGATTTGGGTTTTATTAAAGATATCCGCTATCTGCTGCGGCAAATGCCGCCTCCGACGCAGCGGCTGACTATGCTCTTCTCGGCCACTCTATCGCTGCGGGTAACTGAATTGGCCTACGAACATATGAACAACCCGCAACGGGTAGAGATAGAGTCGGCAGAGCTCACTGCCGACAATGTTGAGCAGCAGCTCTTCTATCCGGCTAGTGATGAAAAAATCTCCCTGCTGCTAGGGCTCCTGCAACAGTGGCAGCCGCCGCGGGCGATACTGTTTGTCAATACCAAGCGGGTCGGAGAGCGGCTCTGGGGCTATCTGGAGGCGAACGGCTACAAAACAGCTATTTTGAGCGGTGATGTGCCGCAAAAAAAGCGCCAACGGCTGCTACAGCAGTTTGAGCGGGGGGAGTTTTCGCTCTTGGTGGCGACCGATGTGGCCGCGCGGGGGTTGCATATCGCCGATGTCAGCCATGTCTTTAACTTCGATCTGCCGCAAGACCCTGAAGATTATGTCCATCGTATCGGTCGTACCGCCCGCGCGGGCGCTTCAGGGGTGGCGGTTAGCTTCGCCTGTGAGGAGTACGCCTATAATCTTATCGATATTGAGAGCTATCTAGGGCGTTCACTGCCGGTCACGGCGATTCAGAGTCAGCTACTGCTGACTCCGAAGCCGCCGCTAAGAGACTCCTCGCCTGTGGCGGGGCGTCGTCGTCGCCGTCAACCTCCCTTAACTCCGTCCTGA
- a CDS encoding GGDEF domain-containing protein, with product MSLSSVAELKQRARSAVRDLLGEGGSDMWGLLLPWRQPELIKPQRAYLIISRVRLIALMFAVLTPLWIMVDLQLLPRSVGLQLAAARIITSLAFAGLFLTFRRSDRLLHAYIGTILLFLIPTLFYFYAHTILLNLETTQTGLAMTLIAGYTYLPFVLVAGLAIFPLSALEGMIFVLPAMAIMAYTGLSNAAANEWDTQLGMLWLMAMIAGVAIISGMSQLHYLIEIILKSAHDPLTKAFNRASGSELLEKYFHLAQRNQSPLTLMFFDLDHFKSINDRYGHDAGDLVLVQFVTNLNQWFRKEDIIIRWGGEEFLVALPHIDGVARHNRLAFIERLFQTSLGRRPDGSPVTASIGVASLHSDNANSWSDLIELADQRMYLAKQAGRDRLCFGEGEWLIRTELREVDGDDDAPPQARSLLAAASESAVADSESP from the coding sequence GTGAGCTTATCCAGTGTAGCTGAGCTAAAACAGCGGGCTCGCAGTGCGGTTCGGGATCTGCTCGGAGAGGGCGGTAGCGATATGTGGGGGCTACTCCTACCGTGGCGACAGCCGGAGCTGATTAAGCCGCAACGGGCCTACCTGATTATCTCCCGAGTACGCTTAATTGCGCTCATGTTTGCCGTATTAACCCCACTATGGATTATGGTCGATCTACAGCTACTCCCCCGTTCGGTCGGACTCCAGCTCGCCGCCGCACGAATCATCACCTCACTCGCCTTTGCCGGCCTGTTCTTGACGTTTCGCCGCTCCGACCGCCTGCTGCACGCCTATATCGGCACCATACTCCTCTTTTTAATCCCCACTCTATTCTACTTCTACGCCCACACGATTTTACTTAATCTTGAGACTACACAGACAGGCCTAGCGATGACCCTCATTGCAGGCTACACCTATCTACCCTTTGTGTTGGTCGCCGGATTGGCCATTTTCCCCCTCTCAGCGCTAGAGGGGATGATATTTGTACTACCTGCTATGGCGATTATGGCCTACACCGGCCTAAGTAACGCGGCGGCGAATGAGTGGGATACCCAACTCGGAATGTTGTGGCTAATGGCGATGATCGCCGGAGTTGCGATCATCTCCGGCATGAGTCAGCTCCACTATCTTATCGAAATTATCCTTAAATCGGCGCACGATCCACTCACAAAGGCCTTTAATCGCGCCAGCGGCTCGGAGCTTCTGGAGAAGTATTTCCATCTAGCGCAGCGCAACCAGAGCCCCTTAACGCTGATGTTTTTTGATCTCGACCACTTTAAGTCAATTAACGACCGTTACGGCCACGATGCCGGCGATCTAGTCCTAGTTCAGTTCGTAACCAATCTTAACCAATGGTTTCGCAAAGAGGATATTATTATTCGCTGGGGAGGGGAGGAGTTTCTGGTCGCCCTCCCCCATATCGACGGCGTCGCACGCCACAATCGGTTGGCGTTTATCGAACGACTATTCCAGACCAGCTTGGGGAGGCGCCCCGATGGCTCACCAGTCACCGCCTCTATCGGCGTCGCTAGCCTGCATAGCGATAACGCTAACAGTTGGAGCGATCTTATCGAACTGGCCGATCAGAGAATGTATCTGGCCAAACAGGCGGGCAGAGACCGACTCTGCTTTGGAGAGGGCGAGTGGCTGATCAGGACGGAGTTAAGGGAGGTTGACGGCGACGACGACGCCCCGCCACAGGCGAGGAGTCTCTTAGCGGCGGCTTCGGAGTCAGCAGTAGCTGACTCTGAATCGCCGTGA
- a CDS encoding cytochrome c4, which yields MKKEILAALVLVGLSSSALAAGNAAAGKTKSATCTACHNADGNSTLAQYPKLAGQHASYIANQLAAFKSGERKDPIMAGMAAPLSEQDMADLGAYFATQTTAIGSATPEKAILGKQLYYAGDKDKNVPACMSCHGPNGVGNPAALFPSLSGQHIDYTVKALQDFRSGLRVHPMMNPIADKMNDTEIGAVADFISGLH from the coding sequence ATGAAAAAAGAGATACTCGCAGCCCTTGTGCTGGTCGGTTTGAGCTCTTCTGCTCTCGCTGCCGGCAACGCCGCTGCCGGCAAAACCAAATCGGCCACTTGTACTGCCTGTCACAACGCCGATGGTAACAGCACGCTGGCCCAATACCCCAAACTAGCGGGTCAGCACGCTAGCTATATCGCCAATCAACTCGCCGCTTTCAAAAGTGGCGAACGCAAAGATCCGATTATGGCTGGAATGGCCGCTCCGCTAAGTGAGCAAGATATGGCCGATTTAGGGGCCTATTTTGCCACCCAAACCACCGCCATCGGCTCGGCCACGCCTGAAAAAGCGATACTCGGGAAACAGCTCTACTACGCCGGCGACAAGGATAAAAATGTCCCCGCCTGTATGTCGTGTCACGGCCCGAACGGTGTGGGTAACCCTGCGGCGCTCTTCCCTTCGCTATCGGGGCAGCATATCGACTACACCGTCAAGGCGCTACAAGATTTTCGCTCCGGTCTCCGAGTTCATCCGATGATGAACCCGATTGCCGACAAGATGAACGATACTGAAATCGGTGCCGTCGCTGACTTCATCAGCGGCCTGCACTAG
- a CDS encoding cytochrome c5 family protein produces the protein MKKITSILLGSAMVLASHSLMAADGKATYDKFCVNCHMTGAANSPKLGDTAAWAPRIAKGMDALMQSALNGIPGTAMLPKGTCMTCTEDDLRAAVEYMISQSQ, from the coding sequence ATGAAGAAGATTACCTCTATCTTGCTTGGTAGCGCCATGGTATTGGCCAGCCACTCTCTGATGGCCGCCGATGGCAAAGCCACCTATGATAAATTTTGCGTCAACTGCCACATGACAGGGGCTGCCAACTCGCCTAAACTGGGTGACACCGCCGCTTGGGCTCCTCGGATTGCCAAAGGGATGGACGCGCTCATGCAGAGCGCTCTGAACGGGATTCCCGGTACCGCCATGCTTCCGAAGGGAACCTGCATGACCTGCACCGAAGACGATCTTAGAGCGGCTGTGGAGTATATGATCTCCCAGAGCCAGTAA
- a CDS encoding DUF3530 family protein has translation MGGLLISLMLEGVALDGSRYWDESLRQQLPESDIMPLTVEGEPFLALYHHAETGNLSGGVVIVPDFHAHPDWPGVVQTLRNQLPRFGWSTLSIQLAQRAVATVTEGERSLTQPLPMAQLLQSTPARIDAAIAAMEQIGVSTVVLLGHGVGAQLVVHYMRDRAQSKIRGMVLVSLDGTAAPEGESDTMLLLRTIGRPILDIFGELGPEAVVASARRRKNIAVTAPPGERRIHRSAEEYARLYHPSVATKISYRQVVLPATGHQFHGSESLLLKRVLGWLRRYIAE, from the coding sequence GTGGGGGGGCTGCTGATCTCGCTGATGCTGGAGGGTGTCGCGCTCGACGGTAGCCGCTACTGGGATGAGTCGCTGCGCCAGCAGCTACCTGAGTCGGATATTATGCCGTTAACGGTCGAGGGTGAGCCCTTTCTAGCGCTCTACCACCACGCTGAGACCGGCAATTTAAGTGGCGGAGTGGTTATCGTACCCGATTTTCACGCCCATCCCGATTGGCCCGGCGTGGTGCAGACGCTGCGCAATCAGCTACCCCGTTTCGGTTGGAGTACGCTGTCGATTCAGTTGGCGCAAAGAGCGGTCGCGACGGTGACTGAGGGGGAGAGGAGTTTAACGCAGCCGCTGCCGATGGCGCAGCTATTGCAATCTACCCCCGCCCGCATCGATGCGGCTATTGCGGCGATGGAGCAGATCGGGGTCTCTACTGTGGTGCTATTAGGACATGGGGTGGGGGCTCAATTGGTGGTGCACTATATGCGGGACAGGGCGCAGTCGAAGATTCGTGGCATGGTGCTGGTGAGTCTGGATGGTACCGCAGCGCCTGAGGGTGAGAGCGATACGATGCTGCTTTTGCGTACTATTGGCCGGCCGATACTCGATATTTTTGGGGAGCTGGGGCCGGAGGCGGTCGTCGCGTCGGCGAGACGGCGTAAAAATATCGCGGTGACAGCACCGCCGGGGGAGCGGCGTATCCATCGCAGCGCCGAGGAGTACGCGAGGCTCTATCACCCCTCGGTGGCGACTAAAATTAGCTATCGACAGGTGGTATTACCGGCAACAGGGCATCAGTTTCATGGCAGCGAGTCGCTACTATTGAAGCGGGTGTTAGGGTGGCTGCGGCGCTATATCGCTGAATAG
- a CDS encoding class I SAM-dependent methyltransferase, producing the protein MAAGHILDVGCGSGRDSRAFMQQGYSVTATEPVEALAELAEAWLGQPVRRQTVQNLTDCALYDGIWACASLLHLLPQALPDAFLRLARALKPDGVLYASFKLGSGVRQAHGRTFTDLDSATLATLTPDWHLLESWISDDNRPDRADQWLNAILRCPASTK; encoded by the coding sequence ATTGCTGCGGGGCATATTCTCGATGTTGGTTGTGGCTCGGGGCGCGATAGCCGTGCCTTTATGCAGCAGGGCTACAGCGTGACCGCCACCGAACCGGTTGAAGCGTTAGCCGAACTGGCCGAAGCGTGGCTAGGCCAACCGGTACGCCGCCAAACGGTGCAAAACCTGACCGATTGCGCTCTGTATGATGGCATTTGGGCGTGTGCCTCGCTGCTCCACCTGCTGCCGCAGGCGCTGCCGGACGCATTTTTGCGACTGGCCAGAGCGCTAAAGCCTGACGGGGTGCTTTATGCCTCATTTAAGCTCGGTAGCGGGGTGCGCCAAGCCCATGGCCGCACCTTTACCGATCTGGATAGCGCCACACTGGCCACTCTGACCCCCGACTGGCACCTTTTAGAGAGCTGGATTAGTGACGATAACCGCCCCGACCGTGCCGACCAGTGGCTTAACGCGATTCTCCGATGTCCCGCTTCTACGAAATAG
- a CDS encoding HNH endonuclease yields the protein MSRFYEIDPTPENYWRAIILFGRNTASYKFALAKALLELHGNGKSQVKLEELAVPYAKHLAQHIKQQPKQITSKRSSFLEQITAYNQGQLDHDGLIQQTTRLGFNNVIDAFHKVHGNDVGSRFFIDQRRSHGGIELTDNLNHLLEQLSAEDLAGEVEARWRLVEEAWANNLSRQLMLVEYEEHDQQLIGIHSQRRISLTSARPALNGYQKGRCFYCYREISILYGSDTPADVDHFFPHKLKRCDDGKPIDGVANLVLACTDCNRGAQGKFDQIPALPLLERLHTRNEYLISSHHPLRETLIAQTGASREKRQDYLQDAYNCATVFTGSWQKWQPRAEGVAVF from the coding sequence ATGTCCCGCTTCTACGAAATAGACCCCACCCCCGAAAACTACTGGCGGGCGATTATTCTGTTTGGCCGCAATACCGCCAGCTATAAATTTGCGCTGGCCAAAGCGCTGCTGGAGTTACACGGTAACGGTAAAAGCCAAGTCAAGCTGGAGGAGTTAGCCGTACCCTACGCCAAACATCTGGCGCAGCACATCAAGCAACAACCCAAACAGATCACCAGCAAACGCAGCTCCTTTTTAGAGCAGATAACCGCCTACAACCAAGGCCAACTCGATCACGATGGCCTGATTCAGCAGACCACCCGACTCGGGTTTAATAATGTAATTGACGCCTTTCACAAAGTGCATGGCAACGATGTCGGCAGCCGCTTTTTTATCGACCAGCGCCGCAGCCACGGCGGGATTGAGCTCACCGACAACCTGAACCACCTGTTAGAGCAGCTTTCAGCCGAAGATTTGGCCGGAGAAGTCGAAGCCCGATGGCGCTTAGTCGAAGAGGCGTGGGCGAATAACCTCTCGCGCCAACTGATGCTGGTAGAGTATGAAGAGCACGACCAGCAGCTTATCGGTATTCACAGCCAGCGGCGTATCTCGCTCACCTCCGCCCGACCGGCGCTCAACGGCTACCAAAAGGGGCGCTGCTTCTACTGCTACCGCGAGATTTCGATCCTCTACGGCAGCGACACCCCCGCCGATGTCGATCACTTCTTCCCCCACAAGCTGAAACGGTGCGATGACGGCAAACCGATTGATGGCGTGGCCAACTTGGTGCTGGCCTGTACCGACTGCAATCGCGGCGCACAGGGCAAATTCGACCAAATCCCCGCCCTACCGCTGCTGGAACGGCTCCACACCCGCAACGAGTACCTGATTAGCTCCCACCACCCGCTGCGGGAGACCCTTATCGCCCAAACCGGTGCCAGCCGTGAAAAGCGGCAGGATTACCTGCAAGATGCCTACAACTGCGCCACGGTGTTTACTGGTAGCTGGCAGAAGTGGCAGCCGAGGGCTGAGGGAGTTGCGGTTTTTTAG
- a CDS encoding type II toxin-antitoxin system HicB family antitoxin, which produces MKLKVIIHEAEEGGYWAEVPSILGCSTQGNSFDELLHNIYEAVEGCLSVDIQEIQLEPHDKVMEIAV; this is translated from the coding sequence ATGAAATTAAAAGTCATTATCCACGAAGCAGAGGAAGGCGGCTATTGGGCAGAAGTACCATCAATCTTGGGCTGTTCTACACAAGGAAATAGCTTTGATGAGCTACTCCATAATATTTATGAAGCGGTAGAAGGCTGTTTATCTGTTGATATTCAGGAAATTCAATTGGAACCACATGATAAAGTGATGGAGATTGCTGTTTAA
- a CDS encoding type II toxin-antitoxin system HicA family toxin, translated as MSGKQLCKLLEARGWILQRVNGSHHIYSKAGNIARISVPVHGNSSLKIGLLCHLMRIAEIDETEL; from the coding sequence ATCAGCGGAAAGCAACTTTGTAAACTACTTGAGGCACGAGGTTGGATTTTACAGCGAGTGAACGGTAGTCATCACATCTACTCAAAAGCAGGAAATATAGCTCGAATATCGGTTCCTGTGCATGGTAATAGCTCACTGAAAATTGGGCTTTTGTGTCATTTAATGAGGATAGCAGAAATAGATGAAACAGAGCTGTAA